In Caulobacter segnis ATCC 21756, the sequence CGCCAGCAGGCTTTCGCCTATGGCAAGGTTGCCGCCTGTCTCAAGCGAGGGCTTTGTCGACGCCCGGGACGGCGAGCGCTCGCCCGCGACCGCCGCCACGGCGGGTTCGGTCAAGATCGAGGCGGGCGCGACGATCGTCCTTGCCGGAACCAACAGGGCCAGGATCGACAGCGGAACGACTAGCCAGAGAGCGTAGGCGTTGCGAGCGCCAAACGCGGCGCGAACCGGCCGGCGCAACGCCAGGACCAGGAGCACCGAAGCCCCCAAGGCCAGGTTCGCCTTGGCCAGGAAGAGGACGAGGTCATTTGTCATCGTCGAGCCTCTCCAGCAGCTGGCGCAACGCGGCGATGTCCTCTGGCGCCAGCTTCTCACGTTTGGAGAAATGGCTGACCAAAGGGGCGAGGCGACCATCGAACAGACGGTCCAGCAGGCCCTGGCTCTCGGTGTCGACATAGTCGTCGCGGCCGATCAGCGGGCGATAGAGAAAGCGGCGTCCGTCCTTGTCGGCGGCGATCGCGCCCTTTTTCAGCAGACGGTTGAGCAGGGTCTTCACCGTGCCCTCCGCCCAGCCGTGATTTCGGGCCAGCGGAGCCAGGATGTCCTCGGCGGCCTTTGGGCTATCGGCCCAGAGGATCTTCATGACCTCGCTCTCGGCGGCGCTGATGCGATGTGGGGGCGTTTCCATGGCGCTACGATTACGCCAGTAAACGATCGCGTCAATCCATCGATTACGCTCGTAAACGAAATGTAATGCGCCCGACCCGTCTCGGTCGGTTCGGGGGGCAGCCCCCAACGGCGTTCGACGTCAGCCGCCACGAATGCAAGCACCGTCAGGAAACTTGCCGCCAGGACGCCGGCGGGGCGCGCTCTAAGCCCTCAGGAGACCAGGGATCAGGCGGAAGCGTCATCGCGGTCGCCCTTACGGTGTGTTGGGAGGCGCCGAAGCGACGCTCTGCTGTTTGAGTTGGCAATGAGCCGCCTCCAACCGGTCGACGCGGCCGCCAGGGTTGTCGGCAACGCTCGCAGATCCGACCATCCGGCCGTCGAGCTTATCAAGCGCGAGGGGCCGTTGACGCAGAGCCGCGCAGAGATCATCGCCTTTGTGGGGGCTCAGATTCTTCCGCATGAAGCCGACGTGCGGGCGTGGCTGCGTCGGTCCGGCAGTGCGCCGGAGGACGTCGATGACGTCGTGCAGGAGGCTTACTGTCGCCTGGCCGGCCTTGACAGCGTCGCCCACATCACCAGCGGGCGAGCCTATTTCTTCCGCATCGCGCGCAACATCTCGATCGAGAAAATCCGCCGCGCGCGCATCGTTCGCATCGATTGCATAACGGAAATCGACGCTCTGCACGTCGTAGATGATGAGCCGTCTCCCGAGCGCGTCGTCGCCAGCCGTCGCGAGCTAAGCCGAGTTCGGCGTCTGATCGAGGACCTGCCCGAGCGATGCCGTCAAATCTTCACCTTGCGCCGGATACACGGTCTCTCGCAGAAGGACATCGCCGCGCGGCTGGGCGTCACGGAGAACGTTGTCGAGACCCAGGCAGCGAGGGGGTTGCGTTTAATCCTGCGCGCCTTATCGGAGGCGACGGCGCAAGATCATCTGGTGAGCGACAAGACTCATGAGCCCGTCCGCAAGCGAGATCGATGACGAGGCGGCCCTGTGGGCCGTGCGCATCGATGCTCGTGGTCTGGACGCGGCGACGGATCCGGAGCTGGAGGCCTGGCTGGCTGGAGACGCCCGTCGCGCGGGCGCTCTGCTTCGCGCGCAGGCCGCCATCAGCTTCCTGGATCGGGGACGCGCCTTGGCTGGCTCGACGCCTCCGATAGAGCGTCGAGGTTCGAGTCGGCGCGCTCTGATCTTCGGGGGCGCCGTGGTGGCCGCCGCGGTTGGCGGCGCCGGTCTCTGGAAGCTACGGCCCCAGCGGCTGGACACCGGCCTTGGAGAAATTCGCCGAGTGCCGCTGGCCGATGGATCGATGGTGGCGATCAACACCAGCTCGGCCTTGGAAGTCGAGCTTAAGCCCAAGGCGCGCGAAATTCTCCTGAAGCAGGGCGAGGCCTGGTTTCAGGTCGCCAAGGATCCAGAGCGCCCCTTCGTCGTCGCCGCAGGGCCCGTGCGTGTCCGTGCGGTCGGCACGGCCTTTTCCGTGCGTCGGCGCGAGCAGGATGGCTCGAGCGTGGACGTGATGGTCACCGAGGGGGTGGTCGAAGCGTGGGTCGAAGGCGTCGATGCGCCGCGTCAACGTCTGTCAGCGGGAAACAGACTTGTGCTGGCCGGCGCCACGACGGCGCCGATCACGGAAGCTCCCTTGGACATCGAGCGCAGCCTGGCTTGGCGCAACGGCGAAATCGCCCTTGATGGCGAGAGTCTCGAAGAGGCGGCCCGCCTCTTCAACCGCTACAATAGTCGCCAGATCGTCATCGACGATCCCGAACTGGCCAAGGAGCGGTTCGTGGGGCTGTTCCAGACCAATGCGCCCGAGAGTTTCGCGTCAGCCGTCGCAGCCACCTTGGGGGCTGAGGTCAGTGTTGACGCGCGGGCGATCCGCATCGGCCGCGCTCGCGCTTCGTAGACGCGCCGCCTCCAAGCATCCGAAACGGGCGCCCCTCGCCTGGGGCGCGTAAAAAGCGGGCGCGTCCCGCGGTATGCGGAGTAATCGCGCTAAAGAACGCCGGAAAACGGAACCGTATTCCTCGTCCTGTCGGGAGGCCGCGTTTGGCGGACTTCGCAACGATGGGGGATAGTCGATGCGTAACTGGACGAACCGTTCCAGCCGGCGAACGCTGCTTTGCGCCGCCTCGGCGCTATGGGCGCTGACGGGCGGAGCCGCCTTGGCTCAAGCTCTGCCTTTCAAGATCCAAGCCCAGCCGGCCGCCGAGGGCATCCGGCAGTTCGCCCGCCAGGCCGGCGTGCAGATCCTGGTTCAATCCGACGCGGCGCGGGGGAAGCGCACGGCGTCGGTGAGCGGCGTCCTCTCGCTTGACCAGGCGCTCGATCGTCTGCTCGCGGGTTCGGACCTGACGGTCGTCTCGAACGACGGCAAGACCATCATCCTGGCGCCGCCGCGCTCCGGCTTGATCCGCACGCGGTGGTCGACCGCCGCCGCGCCCCTCACGACCGCCGCCGACCCGACACCGCCCGAGCCGGAGACGCCGAGCGTCATCGAGGAGGTCATCGTGACGGGCACGCGTTCGACTTCGCGCACGGTGACCGAAAGCATGGCGCCGATCGACGTGATTTCGGCCGCCGAGCTGACCAAGAGCGGCAAGCAGTCAACGCGCGACCTGATTTCCACCCTCGTGCCGTCGGCCAACACCTCCAACAGCGGCGCCGGCGCCAGCTTCGCGATCAAGACCGTATCTCTGCGCGGTCTTTCGGCCGACCAGACCCTGGTGCTGGTGAACGGCAAGCGCCGGCACAACACCGCCATCCTGTTCGTCAACGGCACGACTCAGAACGGCCAGTCGCCGCCCGACCTGGACCTGATCCCCTCGAGTTCGATTGAACGGATCGAGGTGCTGCGCGACGGCGCCTCGGCCCAATATGGCTCCGACGCCCTGGCGGGGGTGATCAACGTCATCCTGAAAAAGAGCCCCGAGGGCGGCTCGATGACGGCGCTCTACGGCAAGACCGCCGAGGGCGACGGCGAGACCGGCCAGTTCTCGGGTAATCTGGGCATGCGGCTTGGGGAGAGCGGCTACCTCAACCTGACGGCGGACGTGCGGCTGACCGATCCGACCGACCGCGGGGACAAAACGCCGAACACCACGGTCATGTACTTCCCACTCAACGCAGCGGGGCAGCCTGTAAGGGTCGGGACCGCGGGCTCGACGCCCGACCCGCGCGAAGCCACCGCCAATCGCCATACCAGCCACCCGGGTTCGCCACAGGTGCAGCTGTTCTCGCTGGGCTACAGCGCCGGCTCGCCGCTGGGCGACAAGATCGATCTCTATTCGTTCGGCACGTTCTCCAGCCGCAACACGGCGGCCTGGCTGACCTTCCGCAATCCCAACGCCAGCAACAACAATGTCGCCGTCTATCCGGACGGCTATACGCCGCGCCTGTTCCTGAAGGATCGCGACTTCCAGGTGGCCGCTGGCGCCAAGGGCCTTGGTCTCTTGGGCTTCGACTGGGATCTGTCGACGACCTTCAGCCGCGACGACGTGGACTATTACGAAAACTCGCTGAACGCCTCGCTGGGCCCGTCCAGCCCCAGCTACTTCTACTTGGGGACGCTGAAGTTCCAGGAGTGGACCTCCAACCTCGATCTGACCCGCGAGCTGGACACCGGCGTGTTCGCACAGCCGCTCTTCCTGGCTCTGGGCGCCGAATACCGCGACGACAAGTTCGAGATCGTCGCCGGCGAGCCGGCCTCCTACATCAACGGCGGCTATGTCGCGCCGGCCGGCAGTCCGCAGGCGGGTGTCGTGTTCGCCGGCGGCTCTCAGGGCGTGACTGGCTTCCCGCCGTTCTCGGCGGGCTCGTTCTCGCGCGACAACATTTCGGCCTATCTGAACGTCGAGCAGAAGGTGACCGACCAGCTGGAGTTCGCCCTGGCCGGGCGGTTCGAACACTATTCCGACTTTGGCGACGCCAAGACGTTCAAGCTCTCGAGCCGCTACGAGATCCTGCCGCATCTGGCGATCCGCGGCACGGCCAGCACGGGCTTCCGTGCGCCGTCCCTGCAGCAGCAGCACTACGCTTCGTCGAGCACCATCGGCGTCATCGTGCCGCCCGCGACAACCACTCAGCTTTATCCGGTGCAGTTGCTGCCGCCGGACAACCCGGCCGCCATCGCTCTGGGCGCCAAGCCGCTGCGTCCCGAAAAGTCGGTGAACTACTCCGTCGGGCTGGTGGCGCAACCGCTGCCGCGGATGAACGTGACCCTCGACGTCTACCAGATCAAGATCGATAACCGCATCCTGCAGAGCGGTACGCTGGGCCCGAACGCGGCGGTCAGCAACGCCTTGGCCAGCCAGGGCCTGAACCCGCAGCAGGCCGCGTTCTACTACGGCAATTTCGCCGACACCAAAACCCGCGGCATCGACCTAGTCGTCGACTACAAGACCGACCTTGGCGATTTCGGCGCGGTGCGTTGGACGTTCTCCGCCAACCACACCAAGAACAAGTTCACGCGCGTGGTCCAGCCGCCGCCAGCTCTAGCGGCGGCGGGCATTGTCTATATCGATCGGGTGAAGATCGGCGACCTGACGGTCGGCACGCCCAAGGAGAAATACATTCTGGGCGCGGACTGGACGCTTGGAAAGTTCGACACCAACCTGCGCCTGACCCGCTATGGCGAGGTCATCCAGCGGACCTCGTTGGCCGCCAACGACGAAACCGTCTCACCCAAGCTGATCGTCGATCTGGACCTCAGCTACGCCGCGACGAAGGCCATCACGGTCAGCGTCGGCGCCAACAACCTGCTCGACGCCTATCCAGATAGCGTCCGCGCCGCCAATCGCGGCACGCCAGCCTTCGCCTACTACAATCAGTACGCTCCGTACGGGATCAGCGGCGGCTTCTACTACGCCCGCGTCGCGGCCCGGTTCTAAGGTTGCCTCCGACCGGTCCGGCAGCCCCCGGACCGGTCTCTTTTTTGCGAGTAGACGATGACCAAGAGCTCCAAGCACGGCGTCAGCCGTCGCGGCCTGTTCTCGCTGGGCGGCGGCGCCATCGCCGTCTCCGGCGTCGCCACGCTGACGCCGCCCGTCGCCAGGGCCGCCGATCAACCCCTGGCCGCCGACAGCAGTCCCGTCACCGCGACGGAGGGCACCAACATCTGCGCCACGGTCTCGCCGGACGGCAGGACGGTGGCGTTCGACGTCTACGCCATGCTGTGGCTTGTCCCGATCGAGGGCGGCCCAGCCAGGCGGCTCACCGACGAGATTTACGAGATCGCCCAGCCCGACTGGTCGCCGGATGGCTCGACCCTTGCGTTTCAGTCCTATCGCGACGGCAATTTCCATGTCTGGACCATCGGCGCCGATGGGCGCGGTCTCATGCAACGGACCAAGGGGGCCTTCGACTGTCGCGAGCCGCGCTGGTCGCCGGACGGCAAGACGATCGCATTCTCCAGCGATCGGGGCGGGCGCTACGGCGTTCACCTGCTCGACGTCGCCAGCGGCGCGATCACGCCGTTCAGCACAGGCCCCGGCGACGAGTTCGAGCCCTCATGGTCGCCGGACGGAAAGAGCGTCGTCTTCACCGTCGACAAGGTTCGTATCGATGTCCAGGGCCTGGACGGAGCCCGCAGAACAGTCGCCAAGGTCAAGCCGTCGGCCGACCGCTTCAACGCCGCCTCTCTGGCGAGCCCAGCCTTCACGCCTGATGGCCGGGACGTGGTCTTCACCGCGATCGAGAACGGCAAGGCCGAACTGCGCGGCGCCGCCGGCGTGGTCGTGGCGGGCGAGGACGTTTTTCCGTTCCGGCCCTCGTGGCTGGCGGATGGGACGATGCTCTACACGGCCGATGGCAAGATCAAGCTTCGCAAACAGGACGGCCTAACGGGCGCCGTGGCGTTCGCGGCCACCGTTCCGGTGCTGACGCCGCGCTACGTCAAGAAGAGCCGGGATTTCCTGTCGGCCAAGACCCGGCCGGTGGTGGGCGTTGGCAGTCCGGCCCTGTCGCCTGACGGCCGCCAAGTGGTGTTCCGCGCCCTTAACGACCTCTACCTGCTCGACATTGGCGGCGGACCGGCCACAGCGCTGATCAAGGATGCGTTCTACAAGGTGGATCCGGCCTGGTCGCCGGATGGCAAAACCCTGGCCTATTCGACCGACAAGGGCGGCAAGCTCGACATCTGGCTGCGCGACACGGCCAGTGGCGAGAGCCGGCAACTGACCCGGTTCGACGGCGCGGCGGTGTCCAGTGCCTGGTCGCGGGACGGCAAGTCCATCGCCTTCCTCAATCAGAATGGCGGTCTGTTCGTCGTTGACGTCGCCAGCGGCCAAACGCGCCGCGTCTATGGCGATCTCTGGGAGCCGGGCAAGCCGACCTGGGGGCCTGGCGACAGGACGATCGCCTACGCGGCCTTCAAGCCTTATTCCGCCCGCTTCCGGGAGGGGCTCAGCGAAATCCTCACCGTCGACGTGGAGAGCGGGAAGGGGACCTATCAGCCGATCCTGCCCGATCGCTCATTGGGCACGCGCGGCGACGACGGTCCGGTCTGGTCGCCAGACGGCAAGAGTCTGGCCTATGTCTTCGCCAGCCGTCTGCACGTCTCGCCCGTGGACGAAACCGGCAAGCTTCTGGGGCCGCCTAAGGCCCTGAACGACGAGCTCACCGACGCGGTCAGTTGGAGTGGCGACGGCAACAGCCTGATCTACGTCTCGGCTGGTGAGTTGCGGCTGATTTCCGCCGGGGGCGGGGCGCCCCGGACCGCGCCGCACGGACTGACCTGGAGCCGGGTTCGGCCCAAGGCGCGCATGGTGGTCCGCGCGGCCAGTCTGTGGGACGGCGTGTCTCCGACGGTGCGCAAGGATGTCGACGTCTTGATCTCGGGCGGTCGCGTCGCCGGGGTCGCGCCGCGCGGCCCGGTCGCCAGCGACGTGACCGTGGTCGAGGCGCCGACCGGAACCGTGATGCCGGGTCTGATCGACATGCACACCCACCGCCAGATGCAGGGATACGGCTATGGCGACCGGGAAGGACGCCTCTGGCTGTCGCTGGGCGTGACGACGACGCGCTCGCCCGGCGGCCCGGCCTATCACACGGTCGAGGACCAGGAGGCGATCGAGTCCGGCAAGCGGATCGGGCCTCGGTACTACGCCACCGGCGAGGCGATCGACGGTTCCAGGATCTTCTACAACTTCATGCGCCCGGTGACCGAGCCCGGACAGATGGCGCTGGAGATGCAGCGGGCCGAGGCGTTGTCCTACGACCTGATCAAGACCTATGTGCGCCTGTCCGGCGAACGGCAAAGGGAGGTCATCGCTTGGGCGCACGCCAAGGGCCTGCCTTTGACCTCGCACTATCACTATCCGGCGCTAGGCCTGGGCATGGATGGCATGGAGCACCTGGGGGCGACGAGCCGCACCGGCTATTCCCGCACGGTCAGCGCGCTGGGCAACATCTACCAGGACGTCAACGCCGCCTTCGTGGCCAGCAAGGCCGCGAGGACGCCGACCCTGTTCACCTCGACCGCGCTCCTGGGCGACGATCGCTCGCTGGTCGACGATGCGCGCGTGAGAGCGCTCTACCCGCCATGGGAATATGCTCGTCTGCTGGAGCGGGCCAAGCAGATGGCGTCCATGGATCGATCCGTGATCCTGGGGTCCCTGTCGCGCAACGTCGCCGAGGTGGCGCGCACCGTCCGCGCGGGCGGTAGGATCACCACGGGCACGGACTCGCCGATCGATTTCAACGCCGTGAGCCTGCACATGAATTTGCGGGCGATGGTCAGGTACGGCATGACGCCCTTCGAGGCCCTGGTGACCGCGACAAGCGCCTCGGGCCAGTATCTCGACGAACCGCTGGGGCTGATCGCGCCGGGCGCCTATGCCGATCTTGTGTTGGTGGACGGCGATCCGCTGGCCCGGATCGAGGACGCCGCCAGGGTGTCCAAGGTCATCAAGCATGGGACCGTCTACACCATCCCCGAACTGATCGGGCCTTTCGCCGACGCGCGTCAGCAAGCCAGCGCGGAGGGCAGGCGGCGTTTCGTGTGCGAAGCCGCGTCTGAGTATTGGTGGCACGAGCCAGACTTCCTGTCTCAGGCGCGCGCCTCGTGCTGTGACGGCGCCTGCGGTTTCGCTCCGACCGCCAGTCTCCATGTCTAGGCGAGCCTAGTCGCCGCGTAGGACCGGCGCGGGACGCTGGGACAGCGCCGCACTCGCGGCGATCAGGCCGCCCACGGCTGTCAGCGAGGTGGCCCCCGCCAGCAGGAGCAAAACGCCGCTCCAGTCGACGCTCCAGCTGGCCTCGAACACCTTGACCACGACCGGCCAAGCGGCTGCGAACCCCAGTAGCACGCCGGCGGATCCTGCGATCAGGCCGACCGCGCCATATTCGATGGCGTAGGCGGCGAGGATTTGAGACCGGGTCGCGCCCAGGACCTTCAGGGTCGCTGCTTCGCGCGCCCTGGCCCGTGCGCCGGCCGCGATCGCGCCCGCGAGGACCAGCAGGCCGGCCAGGCCCGCGACGGCCGCCGCGCCGCGAACCGCCAGCGCCAGCCGATCGAACAGGGCTGCGGCGGCGCCGAGTTGTTCACGGACGCTGATCACGTTCACGCCCGGAAGGGCTTCGCCGAGCTCTCGGGTCAGGATTGCTTCCTTGTCCCGGCCGAGGCGGGCGATGGCGACGCTGCGGAGGTCCGCGCCCTCCAGGGTCGCAGGATTGAAGATCAGCGCGAAGTTCGGCCCAAAGCCACCGAAATCGACCTTTCGGAGCGCGGCGATGCGTGCCTCGATCTCGCGCCCAAGCACAAGAACGGTGATCGTGTCGCCGACCTTGAGGCCGGCGGCGTCAGCGATCTCGACGTTCATGGCGACCTGCGGCGGGCCGGCGTAGTCCGAGCGCCACCACCGACCGGAGACCACGCCAGCGTTGCGCGGCTCGTTGGCGAATAGGGA encodes:
- a CDS encoding TonB-dependent receptor, yielding MRNWTNRSSRRTLLCAASALWALTGGAALAQALPFKIQAQPAAEGIRQFARQAGVQILVQSDAARGKRTASVSGVLSLDQALDRLLAGSDLTVVSNDGKTIILAPPRSGLIRTRWSTAAAPLTTAADPTPPEPETPSVIEEVIVTGTRSTSRTVTESMAPIDVISAAELTKSGKQSTRDLISTLVPSANTSNSGAGASFAIKTVSLRGLSADQTLVLVNGKRRHNTAILFVNGTTQNGQSPPDLDLIPSSSIERIEVLRDGASAQYGSDALAGVINVILKKSPEGGSMTALYGKTAEGDGETGQFSGNLGMRLGESGYLNLTADVRLTDPTDRGDKTPNTTVMYFPLNAAGQPVRVGTAGSTPDPREATANRHTSHPGSPQVQLFSLGYSAGSPLGDKIDLYSFGTFSSRNTAAWLTFRNPNASNNNVAVYPDGYTPRLFLKDRDFQVAAGAKGLGLLGFDWDLSTTFSRDDVDYYENSLNASLGPSSPSYFYLGTLKFQEWTSNLDLTRELDTGVFAQPLFLALGAEYRDDKFEIVAGEPASYINGGYVAPAGSPQAGVVFAGGSQGVTGFPPFSAGSFSRDNISAYLNVEQKVTDQLEFALAGRFEHYSDFGDAKTFKLSSRYEILPHLAIRGTASTGFRAPSLQQQHYASSSTIGVIVPPATTTQLYPVQLLPPDNPAAIALGAKPLRPEKSVNYSVGLVAQPLPRMNVTLDVYQIKIDNRILQSGTLGPNAAVSNALASQGLNPQQAAFYYGNFADTKTRGIDLVVDYKTDLGDFGAVRWTFSANHTKNKFTRVVQPPPALAAAGIVYIDRVKIGDLTVGTPKEKYILGADWTLGKFDTNLRLTRYGEVIQRTSLAANDETVSPKLIVDLDLSYAATKAITVSVGANNLLDAYPDSVRAANRGTPAFAYYNQYAPYGISGGFYYARVAARF
- a CDS encoding amidohydrolase family protein, with product MTKSSKHGVSRRGLFSLGGGAIAVSGVATLTPPVARAADQPLAADSSPVTATEGTNICATVSPDGRTVAFDVYAMLWLVPIEGGPARRLTDEIYEIAQPDWSPDGSTLAFQSYRDGNFHVWTIGADGRGLMQRTKGAFDCREPRWSPDGKTIAFSSDRGGRYGVHLLDVASGAITPFSTGPGDEFEPSWSPDGKSVVFTVDKVRIDVQGLDGARRTVAKVKPSADRFNAASLASPAFTPDGRDVVFTAIENGKAELRGAAGVVVAGEDVFPFRPSWLADGTMLYTADGKIKLRKQDGLTGAVAFAATVPVLTPRYVKKSRDFLSAKTRPVVGVGSPALSPDGRQVVFRALNDLYLLDIGGGPATALIKDAFYKVDPAWSPDGKTLAYSTDKGGKLDIWLRDTASGESRQLTRFDGAAVSSAWSRDGKSIAFLNQNGGLFVVDVASGQTRRVYGDLWEPGKPTWGPGDRTIAYAAFKPYSARFREGLSEILTVDVESGKGTYQPILPDRSLGTRGDDGPVWSPDGKSLAYVFASRLHVSPVDETGKLLGPPKALNDELTDAVSWSGDGNSLIYVSAGELRLISAGGGAPRTAPHGLTWSRVRPKARMVVRAASLWDGVSPTVRKDVDVLISGGRVAGVAPRGPVASDVTVVEAPTGTVMPGLIDMHTHRQMQGYGYGDREGRLWLSLGVTTTRSPGGPAYHTVEDQEAIESGKRIGPRYYATGEAIDGSRIFYNFMRPVTEPGQMALEMQRAEALSYDLIKTYVRLSGERQREVIAWAHAKGLPLTSHYHYPALGLGMDGMEHLGATSRTGYSRTVSALGNIYQDVNAAFVASKAARTPTLFTSTALLGDDRSLVDDARVRALYPPWEYARLLERAKQMASMDRSVILGSLSRNVAEVARTVRAGGRITTGTDSPIDFNAVSLHMNLRAMVRYGMTPFEALVTATSASGQYLDEPLGLIAPGAYADLVLVDGDPLARIEDAARVSKVIKHGTVYTIPELIGPFADARQQASAEGRRRFVCEAASEYWWHEPDFLSQARASCCDGACGFAPTASLHV
- a CDS encoding RNA polymerase sigma factor, which encodes MTQSRAEIIAFVGAQILPHEADVRAWLRRSGSAPEDVDDVVQEAYCRLAGLDSVAHITSGRAYFFRIARNISIEKIRRARIVRIDCITEIDALHVVDDEPSPERVVASRRELSRVRRLIEDLPERCRQIFTLRRIHGLSQKDIAARLGVTENVVETQAARGLRLILRALSEATAQDHLVSDKTHEPVRKRDR
- a CDS encoding BlaI/MecI/CopY family transcriptional regulator, with the translated sequence METPPHRISAAESEVMKILWADSPKAAEDILAPLARNHGWAEGTVKTLLNRLLKKGAIAADKDGRRFLYRPLIGRDDYVDTESQGLLDRLFDGRLAPLVSHFSKREKLAPEDIAALRQLLERLDDDK
- a CDS encoding FecR family protein gives rise to the protein MSPSASEIDDEAALWAVRIDARGLDAATDPELEAWLAGDARRAGALLRAQAAISFLDRGRALAGSTPPIERRGSSRRALIFGGAVVAAAVGGAGLWKLRPQRLDTGLGEIRRVPLADGSMVAINTSSALEVELKPKAREILLKQGEAWFQVAKDPERPFVVAAGPVRVRAVGTAFSVRRREQDGSSVDVMVTEGVVEAWVEGVDAPRQRLSAGNRLVLAGATTAPITEAPLDIERSLAWRNGEIALDGESLEEAARLFNRYNSRQIVIDDPELAKERFVGLFQTNAPESFASAVAATLGAEVSVDARAIRIGRARAS